From the genome of Bos javanicus breed banteng chromosome 23, ARS-OSU_banteng_1.0, whole genome shotgun sequence:
GAGGAGAAGCAGTCAGAACAAGACTTTCACCGCTACAGCCAAGAAGCAACCATGGTAACAGAGGTCAGTCAATGCAGACATCCTACTGATGTAGACAGTCAGCAAGTTCAAGGTAATGAAGTCTTACCAGACAATTTAGAGCCCCCGCTCGCCCCCACTCCCCACGGGGGAAACTGAGAAATAATCTTCTCTTAAAATAAATTCACCTTCAGAGAAGACATTTTATTGAACCAGAAATCTCTAAAGACTTAAATACACATGTCCACGTGTGCATGAGTGTGCTAAGCTGTTTCAGTTatgctcaactctttgcaaccctggggatgtaaaactttaaaaaaaaaaaaaaggcctttttattttatattggagtgtagttgattgacAACGTTGGATTCTTTTCagttgcacagcaaagtgatttcagttatacacatacaggtatccattctctttcaaattctttttggGGATGTTAAAAGTTTTGAGTTTGTTTAAAACTCAAACAGAATCTacctttaaaacagaaataatgaatGACAGGTTGGTATGAGGCTTTGAGATGAGGTTTGTAAAAAGTTTCaggccctaaagcctgtgctctgcaacaagagaaggcactgcaatgagaagccttcacaccacaactagagaaaagcccacacagcaatgaagacccacgtCCACACCCCGCCCTAGATCACCACTCAGTTCAGGCTGACCTTCCCTGGGCAAGATGGCGGCCACCGGCGATTGGTCAATCAGGGTGTAGTGCTCTCTATCCAGATATTGGTCAAGCTCTATGATCCTCTCCTGGGAACACTGCGTCATTCCATGGTCACTTGTGATGATCAGGTTCAGAACGTTccacaattttgcctttttcagcaTTTGTAAGAGATATCCTAACTTGTGGTCAATATCTGAAATGACAGGCCCCATGAGCGGACTGTCTGGTCCCAACTGGTGGCCCATATCATCAGGTTCCTCCCAATAAAGAAGACCAAGACTGATGGGCTCTTTTGACGTAAACCACTCAATAATTTTGGCAACTCTGTCTTCAAATGAAACGGAGTCATTGTAAGGCATGTAGTGAGTGGGAAAACTTCCATGTATTTTGACGTCTGTTCCGGGCCACATGGCCGCACCACTCGTGTGTCCTGCCCTCTGATTTGTGATCCATATCGGTGTCGCTTCTTCCCAAAACTCAGAATCATAAATATCCATGTCATCCAAGGAGAAAGATTTGTTCAGAATAGGGTCATACATGTCATTTGCCACAATACCATGATTCTCAGCAAAGAGGCCAGTGACCAAAGTATAATGGTTAGGGTAGGtctttgtaataaaaatattagtaaCTTGCTGCACCTGGACACCGTATTTcataatatagtgaaaatggggTGTTGGAACTCTGTATAAATAATCCCAACGGAATCCGTCAAATGAAACTAGCAGAACCTTTGGCTGGTCTGATTGGAGAGAAAATGTAACTGAAAGTGTTAATGCAGCAAGCATGAAGGACACCCGGAGAAGTTTTGAAGTCATTTTTAAACTACTTGATTGCTTCAGTGTAAGATAATCTgtataagaaaaatacagaagttAATGGCAATAATTTCGTTTTACATACTTTACCCAAAACAGAGAATGATGGCACTTAGTAACCCCAGTTATAGTATACATCACAGCCTGGAAGGTTTATGTTGCAGAATTTCATCTTAAACAAGAAACATGGGGCTCTCTATAACAAAGCTAAGAAATATATTCACACTTTAGAAATTGTTTTAGTTTCTAAGAACTTACCAAAACATTTCCTCAAAGaaattatgtaaattatatccccaaatattattttaaaagattaaataatttgcatACAACTTTTCAGAAACATTTTCAGGTTGACTTAGACTTCTGGCTCCTGCTCATGGACATTTATACATGTCCAAATATTCCGGGAactggtgatgcacagggagacctggcatgctgcagtccatggggttgcaaagagtcggacacaactgagcaactgaactgaactgaaatacctaTGGACACATTCATCATTAGTGTTCGACAGGCTGTAGGAACCTAACAACAGGAATTAGCACTAGcaaattcaaaaataatattgtttaaaaatacataggtAAACCTCCATGTTTCAATGGCAAGGCCTTATGTTTGGTCCATCATAGTAAGAGATTAACTTGATGTCTTGAAGTGACATGAAAACTGTGACATTCTAATATATTTGTGAAACATAATCAGTATTCATGTATTAAtcaaagcatgtgtgtgtgctaaattgcttcagtcatgtctgactctatgcaaccctatgaactgcagcctgccaggctcctctgttcatgggattttccaggcaagaatactggagtgggttgccatttccttctccaaataatcaaagcatgttgttgttgtttggtcaccaaggcatgtctgactctttgagactccatggactgcagcacaccaggcctctctgtctctcaccatgtcctgaagtttgcccaagttcatgtctattgcataagtgatgccatctagccacctcatcctctgacgccctcttctccttctgccctcaatcaaAACATAGTCTTCTTTAAATAAAACAGTTAGGTTCGGAACTAAGTATAATAGAAGTGTAAATCTGAAATTTGATGTTGACCTTCCTAATgttagtggcttccctggtggctcagttggtaaagcgtctgcctgcaatgcaggaaacctgggttccatccctgggtcgggaaaatcccctggagaaggaaatggcaacccactccagtattcttgcctggagaattccatggacagaggagcctggtgggctacagtccatggggtcacaaagagtcagacaagacagtgactttcagtttcatttttcctAATGTTAAAATTCATCAACATTTAATCTTATCAGTGGTGTGTGTAGAACAGGCACTTCCCAGGATTAAATAAATCTCTTGGGATCAAAGCAGTTGTAATTGCTGTTGTTCACCTGCCTCTATTTCTAAAAAGCTTTTATTCTATTCAAGAAAGCTAATAAGAGATAATACGAAAAACAATACATATGTAAATTTTGTCAGTTCTCATTAGGTTTGCAAATCCAGTAAGGATTTCCCTCTGCTCTTCATTCTTGCATGAAGTTATTTATAAGCCCACCAAACCTGGATCTAACTATATTTTGTGCCAAGAAACCTCTTGAATTCAGTTTTTGACACCTTCCTAATTTGAATAtgctgaaaacatttttaaacctcAGAAAAAGAACCTGTCTTGCCCTCCTATTTTATAAGTGCTGGTAAATAAAAACTGCTTGGCATGCCTGCTTTGCTACCAGGGGCAAgcattctgcttctgttttgttttgtttgtttttttttaaccatgattTCAGCATACCAGAACATTACTTAAACTGAAATTGTTGTAGGTATTGATCTCCAGACAATGgctcaaaaattaaatttaaaaaactattcttCAAATGGCAAGAAACTTCCCAGTTCTGGAAGGAACATGAATAATCAGTCCCAATAAGGAActgcaaaaatatttactaagatTTCTAGCTAAGAATGGtgattcttcctcttcctctcttgtcCTTCACTTTCTTAACACAAGAAAGGATACTATGAACCAAATATAATTTAAAGCTAAAAAATGAATCAACGACATGAAACATCTGATTTCTCCTCTATTGTAGTAAATTAATTCAGCAACTGTAATAAGCAGGACCGAACTGCTTTCCTGGGACAAACGCAAATAAACAAAGGCTAACCATTGCCTCAAGCTTAGGAATGTTTGGTAAGAGGAACCAACATTATCACATCGATGACATAAAGCAACAAACAGGGAAgcgggggtggggatggaagaaatctgatttctttcttttccaacaCAAAGTGCTTCATGGCGCTGTGGAATCCCTCGTTCTGGGTCCAGATTTCACTGGGCTGCTTTCCAATTCCTCGCCCCTCCAGCCCTTCCCCTACAGCCTTGGAAATCTAGAGGAAAGGGGCGccaagaaaggagaggagagaaagtgaAGGATGAGAAGGTGTATGTAGAGCGAACAGACTGACGTCAAGAGGATGGTGATGCGTCTCCCCATCGTTTTCACCGGGATTTCATCCTAGCTCCGGGAAGGATCTCGGCGTAGGGTACGTTCCCAATTTGTAGAACTCCAGCCCGCCCACCGAGGCCAGAAGATGCCCTAACGTGGGCTCTGTACAAGTGTGCAGTGGAAACGGGAGGAAGGATAGTTTGGGGGTCCCTAAAGAGGCAGGTGGGTCTCGAGGAGGCCAGCCTCCCACTTTCCCCGACTCTTACCCTCGCGGCGATCCGCTCAGTCCGCATCGGTTTGGGGCAATGGGAGAGAAGGCCTGGAAAGGGATCCCTCCCGCAGACCCGGGGCAACAGCCAGGAGCCGGCGGGAGCAAAGGGTGCCCCCCAAATCCACAGCTGCTCACCTGCTCGCCAACTCAACGCAGAGCACCTGACCAGCACTGCACCTGACCAGCACCGCCTACCGGCCGCAGGCCCCGCCTCTTGGCTCCTATTGGCTACGGGACAAAGAGAAAGCCGGGCTCCTGGGAGTGGCTGCCCCGCCTGTCAATCAGTGGGGCGGGCACTGCGGGATTTGAAGAGTGGATCCGGCGGGAGTCAGGGGAGTGAGGGGTGACTTGGACCCAGCCTGGAGGTTCCAGGGGACAGGAAGGAGAAGGAGCCCCAGGGCTCGCTAAGGCCCCCTCTGCCGGATCACAGAAACATTCTGCATTGTGCCTTTTCTAGACGGGCAGTTATGCTGTGGGCAGTGATGCAGAGAGGTCACAGGGCTCTACTCCCAATAGTGGTTGATGTGTTTCAACACTGTTTTCGTTAAAAGCTACTATTCTCTTACCCGATTTCTCATCTccagttttcttctgttttctgatcACAAATGGGTAGCACCATACTCTGGACTTTGCTCCGAGGAACACCAGAGCACCCCGGGAGGTCAATGGGACTATGCAAAATCTAATTTAAAAGGATTTAATTTTACCGTCCTGGTTTTTGCAAGGTCAGGTCTCTGAGGAATCTGCAATAGTGTGGTTCCTGAGAATGCACATATTACACCAAGCCAGGTTCAGAATCGGGTTAATCTGCACAGGCTGCGAGGCTGAATAGCTATGCCAGGCACCAGATTCTGCTcctagctttgtttttaaacatgcagGATTGAACTTTGGATCTGACTCCTCTTTCTTGATCCTGTTTCTTCTATTCCCATTctgaaatgaattaattttttagtgttttttgtcttgttttgttttgttttgtaatggATGGTATTTTTAGGCGGGAGGGAGTGCAGACAGGTACCTAGTTTGCCAATATGATCTCAGCTATATTTATCATAAATTATAGCAGTGACTTCTAGTTCCCCTGAAAAAATTTGTCCATCTACACAATTCCCAAACCTAATTCTAACCACCCTGCAATGGGCAATACTATCTGCTGGTTGTTGCAACTTAAATGTAAATATCTAATTAGCGGTTAAAATGGAGAGCAGAACCAGTAGTTCTGGGTCCCCTGGAGCTCACTTCCCTGGTACACCAGAACTGTAATGAATAGACAGCCTTGCTGAGAGTTAATTAAACAAGGCAAACATTTTGGTCattgttttttctccttctctcagcTTCCCATAGAGGGACAGTCCCTACCCCAATGGCTCCTTTCCCACAGCGTCATACCACCCACAGGGTGATCTGGGCACTCTTCCACAGCCTTTTATTTGTAATGACTTGAGTTTATGGTTTTCCACACGTGGGATGGGGATTGAGAGGGAGACTGATGTCTGTGTTTGGCCAGATTCAGTTGCAGTGAAGCTGAACAGGTTGTTCCAAGTCCCCAAAGCCCTGTCCTTTGAAATTGCCCCAACTTGGAACAGGGTGGCCCAATATTATAAGTCTTTGTCCCCCAAGAATAGACCAACCCTATGTTCTCCCAAAACATTCAGAGAACAGCATATGCTGATTAGAGAGCAGAGTAGTGAAAACAGGCTTGTCTTTTACATGGATCGCTGAATACTGTTGGAGTCTGTTCAGATGGCACTGCTTGGCTCTGCAAACTTTTTACGAAGACAAGATTGTATTCACAAGTCACCTCTGCGACACAGGCATGATGCAGCTGTTAACCACAATGCACAGCACGGAAAATGACTCATGAGGGGCCCGGCGAGGGGCCCAGAGACACTGCCCAGATCTCCATGTAATGACATCTAGAGTCAACTGGCAGGCTAATGATATAACTCATGTTGCTAATAGGGAAAAAACCTGGCTTACATAGTAGAGATAGAGGAATGATTGTAAAAACATGGAAATCCTGCTTCCACATCTGTACCAGCCCTTCTGCCCTGTCTGTTGCCTTGAGCTCTGTCCAATTGCCATCACTACTCAGCCAATTATGGTCACCTAAGCTAGCAAtccccaacttttttggcacTGGGGAcaggtttcgtggaagacaatttttccatggactcagggtggggtggggatggtttagggatgattcaaatgcattacatttattgtgcactttatttctattacgattacatcagctccacctcaggtcatcaggcatttggtcctggaggctggggacccctggcctAAACCACAAACTGGTTGACTGTTGCTATtcctttgttttatattattgaaTTAATATAATTGTTGATTAATATAATGACTGAGCTAGTAACATTTTTATGCATAATGGTATAACAGAAGAATCAGCTTCTTTCAAGGGTTTTGGGGTACAGATGGGGATTCCTCTACCTATCTAAAGAAGTCTAATAGGGGTTTGAGAgcagaattattttctttctgaggAGCTAGAAGAGGTGTGAGTTAAAActaaaataggattttttttttttttaatgaaatagccGAGACTGGTTCTGCAACAGTCGTATTCTTTTCAAAACTAGTGTATACACCATGGTAGGGTgaatgagaaaattattttacaaaaatttaaaaaatctttagggTTGTAATATACTTCATCACAACAATAAATTAAAGCAAAGTCTATCTCTTAAGCCTTTATAGAACATTCTGTAAAATATGAGTCTCACATATTGAACAGCCATAGATTAAGAATCACAAGGATTCTcttaggcaaactctgggagatggggatggacaaggaagcctggcatgctgcagtccatgcagtcacaaagagtaggatacgacttggtgactgaacaacaataaggatTCTGGTTCTGAACTgaccttaattatttttttaatttaagtatagctgatttacaatgtttcaggtgtacagcaaagcgattcagttatatatatatactttttcagattctcttccattataggtaactaaaagatactgaatatagttccctgtgatatacagtaggtccttgttgtttatctattttatatataagtaagtgaaagttgcttagtcatgtctgactctttgtgaccccatggactatacagtccatggaattctccaggccagaatactggggtgggtagcctttcccttctccaggggatcttcccaacccaggaattgaaccggcgtctcctgcattgcagatggattctctaccagctgagctaccagggaagcccattttatgtatagtgatgtgtatctgttaatcccaaattcctgacTTAGCCCTAATTTCTGATTATCCGCTGTCTCTAGGGATGACTTTTCACTTGATAAATAGTAGTACTTCACTGTACTCAGCAGAAGTACAACCcaatgaaagaaaagttaaattataGACTATTTAAAGATTTAGTCCAAGTATTTTTATGCTTATTAGTAATTTAGGCTGCTAATGCTATATTTGTACCTAATAGGACTCTATTTCCACACATTTAGTATGCTTTACCCTCAGAAAGCTTTATGGAAGTCAAATATAACCTTGTAAACTTCTTTGCATGACCAGATTTTGCAAATTGTATTCatagtatattattttttctagAGTTACTGGAACAAATCACCACCACCTGGATGGCTTAGgtcaacagaaatgtattctcccaCAGCTTTGGAAGCTTGAAGTCTGAAGTCCAGATATTGGCAGGGccaccctcctccagaggctccaaggaagaatactgccttgtctcttccagcttccACTGGTTCTGGCATTCCTGGGCCTGATGCAACTCAGCTCCAGTCACTGCCCCCATCGTCACATGCTGTTTTCCTCTGTAAGTCTCTATGTCTTCACGTGGCCTTGTTATGAGGGCACCAGTCACTGGAATGAAGGCCCCTTTAGTCCAGTAAGACCTTATCTAAATTTAACTAGTCTAactgagaaagacaagtatcatatgatattatttatatgtgaaatctaaaaaaaatggtacaaatgaacttatttaccaaacagaaatagagttgcggatgtagaaaacaaacctatggttaccaggggtaagtggggagggataaactgggagactgggattgatacatacacattactatatataaaacaggtaactaataatgacctactatatagcacaaacTCTACCCAATACTGTAATGCcctatacaggaaaagaatctaaaaaagagtggatatatgtatatgtataacttattCTTTCGCTGTACATCTGAacctaacacattgtaaatcaactatgctgctgctcagtgctcagtcatgtccaactctttgtgaccacatggactgtagcttgctaggctcctctgtctatggaattctccaggcaagaatactggagtgggtgaccattcccttcttcaggggatcttccggacccagggatcaaatccgggtcataaatcaactatcagttcagttcagttaagtcgctcagtcatgtccgactctttgcgaccccatgaatcacagcacgccaggcctccctgtccatcaccaactcccggagttcactcagactcacgtccattgagtcagtgatgccatccagccgtctcatcctctgtcgtccccttctcctcctgcccccaattcctcccaggatcggagtcttttccaatcaactatattctaatacgaattaaaaaaaattttttttaataaataaaacactaaaaatattaACTAGTTACAGCTGCAAAAAAAAGTTACAATTGCATTCCAAAGCAGGTCTTCTTCTGAGGTTCCAGATGAATGTGAATTTGAAGAGAATACTATTCAACCCAGTACATGTGGCTAGcagaatgtttaattttatagctCAGCCTACATCCAAAGTCCTGACAATGTCTATTACTGACAAGGATGCAGAGCAACTGCAGTGATGATACGTTGCTGATGTgagtggtacagccactttggaaaacagtttggaagtttCCTATAAAATTACAtgcacgaaaaaaaaaaaattacatgcacACTTACCATATACCTCAGAAATCCCACTTGTAGGTATTCAaccaataaaaatgaagatatctACTCCAAAACTTACAAGCAAATTTTTAATAGCTGTAATCAGCATTAAAAACTAgaaccatgggacttccctggctgtccagcggtgaagactctgtgcttccaatgcaggagatgtgggtttgatccctgatccagatgctaagatctcatatgctgcaaGACAAggtcaaaaagttttaaaaaaaacttggGTGTACCTGTGgttgattcttgttgatgtttgacagaaaaccacaaaattatgtaaagcaattatccttcaattaaaaaataaatacataagtgggggggaaaaaggaaaaataaaagttggaaacaacccaaatatccctCAACAATGCATAGATATGCAAATTCTGGTATGTCCATAAATGGAAGATTATTCACCAATAAgaaggaatgaagtattgatacatgcaacaaccTGGAGGAGTCCCTAAAGcattttgttaaatgaaagaagtcagatacaAATGCCTATTTATTCcatgtttccatttatatgacattcttgaCAAGGCAAAGTGATAGGGATGGACACCAGGTTGCTGGCTTCCAGGGGCCAGGAGTGAAGGGATTGGGGGTATTGGCTACAAAGATGCACAGGGGAACTTTCTGATGTAAGGGACTTTTGACTGTGATGGTGGTTGCATGACCAAATTTGTCAAAATCCAGAGAACTATACACCTGAAAACACACACTGAATGTTATCGTATGTAAATTACacctcaaaaacaacagcaataaaaaataagcCCTGCGTTGTGCTTTTCCCCACAAACATTCATGAATTAGGCCTAATGAAGCCTGACTTTTAGTGGTCACATTTCTGTGTGTAGCCATGAGCCAATCAGCTCAGTGTGCAGCATATAAGAACTTGAACTTACAAGTCTGGGGACTCCTTGGGGCCACCTGCTTTGCTGGTTCTCATGTTCTTTCACCTGATGAAGCAAAGTCTGGAAACTATACAGCAAAGTTAACCATAAACTATTATTTACTAGGGTGGAACTTAATGTCACTTGTTGAATAATAAAATCAGTTTAGAGTGTGTCTAATACagacaggtggagaaggcaatggcaccccactccagtactcttgcctggaaaattccatggatggaggagcctggtaggctgcagtccatggggtcgctaagagtcggatacgactgagcgacttcactttcacttttcactttcatgcattggagaaggaaatggcaacccactccagtgttcttgcctggagaatcccatggacagaggagcctggtgggctgccgtctatggggtcgcacagagtcagacatgactgaagctacttagcagcaatGCAGACAGGAGGGAGAGTTGTCTTTTGGTATCTGGTTTGAGGTCTATTTTGAAAGAAGAAGTTCTCAGAAGTCAAATAGAAAATTGCACCCATATTTGTGGTGTTTGGGGTGAAAACCTTTAGTCGAAACCACAGTCTCAGTTCTTCATGGAGAATATATCATTTAGAAGCCTTTAAGTACTACTTAGTTTaagttcattatttattttgaaatgtattggCTTACCATGGGTATTGTAATTTTGCTAATTTATTCCAAGTCTAGGAGGATCTAAACCTACTGTCCTATTCTCAGACCAAAAAGACATATTATCTATTCTAGGTACTTATATTTATttgtctaattttctttttttggcctcactgcacagcatgtgggatcttaatttcctgaccaggggttgaacccacatcccctgcattggaagcttggactcttaaccactagaccatcagggaaatcctaggtatttatatttaaaatgtacacttAATCATCTTTTAGGGCTTTCCAcatagctcactggtaaagaatccacctgctgagtaggaaacatgggttcaatccctgggttgaaaagatcccttgaagaaggaaatgacaactcattccagtattcatgcctgggaaatcccatggaaagaggagcctgccaggctatagtccatggggtctgcaaagagtcagacacaacttagcaactaaacaaggaCTACAAACATCTTTTGCactattatatattata
Proteins encoded in this window:
- the ENPP5 gene encoding ectonucleotide pyrophosphatase/phosphodiesterase family member 5, coding for MTSKLLRVSFMLAALTLSVTFSLQSDQPKVLLVSFDGFRWDYLYRVPTPHFHYIMKYGVQVQQVTNIFITKTYPNHYTLVTGLFAENHGIVANDMYDPILNKSFSLDDMDIYDSEFWEEATPIWITNQRAGHTSGAAMWPGTDVKIHGSFPTHYMPYNDSVSFEDRVAKIIEWFTSKEPISLGLLYWEEPDDMGHQLGPDSPLMGPVISDIDHKLGYLLQMLKKAKLWNVLNLIITSDHGMTQCSQERIIELDQYLDREHYTLIDQSPVAAILPREGKFDEVYEALAQAHPNLTVYKKEEVLERWHYKHNSRIQPILAVADHGWHILRNKSDDFLLGNHGYDNALAEMHPIFLAHGPAFRKNFTKAAMNSIDLYPLLCHLLNITALPHNGSLSNVQDLLISPTPRASPNTQTPPLLHGSVKPRENEQDESYAYFIGVSLGSVIVIVFLIVLIKHLIRSQIPALPDFQAEISQPLLQA